In a single window of the Emys orbicularis isolate rEmyOrb1 chromosome 11, rEmyOrb1.hap1, whole genome shotgun sequence genome:
- the ACKR3 gene encoding atypical chemokine receptor 3, with protein sequence MSAIDLTSILDLLDVGNFSDSNWTCNNGDCIIVDTLSCPSTLNKSVLLYTLSIFYIFIFVIGLVANSVVVWVNLQAKATGYETHLYIFNLAIADLCVVITLPVWVVSLVQHNQWHMGEITCKVTHLIFSINLFGSIFFLACMSVDRYLSVAYFTNSSNCKKKIIRRFICIFVWLLAFCVSLPDTYYLKTVSSNNETYCRPLYPEESFKEWLVGMELISVVLGFAIPFPIIALFYFLLARTISASSDQERKSNGKIIFSYVVVFLVCWLPYHVVVLLDIFSVLHFIPFSCQMENFLYAALHVTQCFSLIHCCVNPILYSFINRNYRYELMKAFIFKYSAKTGLTKLIDASRVSEAEYSALEQNAK encoded by the coding sequence ATGAGTGCAATTGACTTGACTTCCATCCTCGATCTTCTGGACGTGGGAAATTTTTCTGATAGCAACTGGACGTGCAACAATGGAGACTGCATCATTGTGGACACACTCTCATGCCCTAGCACACTTAATAAAAGTGTCTTACTGTACACCCTCTCTATCTTCTACATCTTTATCTTTGTGATAGGGCTGGTGGCCAACTCGGTGGTTGTCTGGGTCAATCTCCAGGCCAAAGCGACTGGTTATGAAACCCACCTCTACATCTTCAATCTAGCCATCGCTGACCTGTGCGTTGTCATCACCCTTCCAGTCTGGGTGGTCTCCCTTGTCCAGCATAACCAATGGCACATGGGAGAAATCACATGCAAGGTCACTCACCTTATATTTTCCATCAACTTGTTTGGGAGCATCTTCTTCCTGGCATGTATGAGTGTGGACCGCTACCTCTCAGTTGCCTACTTCACCAATTCCAGTAACTGCAAGAAGAAGATCATCCGACGCTTCATCTGCATCTTTGTGTGGCTTCTCGCCTTCTGTGTCTCTCTCCCAGACACCTATTACCTGAAGACCGTCTCTTCAAACAATGAAACTTACTGCCGCCCTCTCTATCCAGAGGAGAGCTTCAAAGAGTGGCTGGTTGGCATGGAGCTCATCTCTGTTGTGTTGGGCTTTGCCATTCCTTTTCCCATCATTGctcttttttattttctccttgcAAGGACCATCTCTGCCTCCAGTGACCAAGAAAGGAAGAGCAATGGGAAGATCATTTTCTCTTACGTTGTTGTGTTTCTTGTCTGCTGGCTGCCCTACCACGTGGTCGTCCTGCTCGACATCTTCTCGGTCCTTCATTTTATACCCTTCAGTTGTCAAATGGAGAACTTTCTGTATGCGGCTCTTCACGTCACCCAGTGTTTCTCCCTCATCCATTGCTGCGTCAACCCCATACTCTACAGCTTCATCAACCGAAATTACAGATACGAGCTCATGAAAGCCTTTATTTTCAAGTACTCGGCCAAAACAGGCCTCACCAAACTTATTGATGCTTCCAGAGTATCCGAAGCTGAGTActctgctctggagcaaaatgcCAAATGA